Proteins from a single region of Bradysia coprophila strain Holo2 chromosome X unlocalized genomic scaffold, BU_Bcop_v1 contig_416, whole genome shotgun sequence:
- the LOC119069911 gene encoding putative exonuclease GOR isoform X1: protein MQNQINLQRGDAVFFDGMCYYYQLGHPIMPTAQSLVGPTYRHHPTKTMVRSAVKPPSLWTTVATVPWINPLATNADDTQPIQNDSSNNQTASRSSNGNELYDVQRKQSSSSKSVISKHQKQSQIRSGTGTLNKRSEKMINHPWLLTSLKGHTDHVLDIDYSSNGKYLASCSQATHQRGAVDDEDTTSTTSSGNTSSSDDSPKPTRSRRSGSGCSTTSSTSSNNSSTSLTTSSKSCRPNPRQRKNRKINNSNSGSSNDDKEKENQQPNRKSHKSPRKRPSSYIPATMTESLRIRAITPPLKEHIKLNMPEHELIGHLREFILTQDQYKQMGYPQPYEDDTHAIIFKYAVGDSNRMTTATISVESSSFDVNAREFVPGMMIVNESDGLAGDGGSSDSGQESGMSSPQCDDSDEELNNVKVHRQYDILSEKTKKDCVRCKQNFYLSDLGDYYSTGKCNYHWGKFERVVQDNILVSVYTCCGRTSDAEGCSFCEQHVWTGTVNGFNGPYPGFVSTKPAAETPSDGNYRVYALDCEMSFTLFGLELTKVTLVASDGQLAYEKLVKPSSEIVDYNTRFSGITAKHLASRTVKTLQEVQTDLLKIISAETILIGHSLDNDLRVLKMIHRNCIDTSIVFPHYFGLPFRRSLKSIVKCVLHRDIQTGEGGHCSFEDSRACLELMLWKVRKVMTYSRN from the exons atgcaaaatcagATTAATTTACAACGCGGTGACGCTGTATTTTTTGATGGAATGTGCTACTACTATCAGCTAGGACATCCAATCATGCCGACTGCTCAGTCTCTGGTTGGTCCGACGTACCGTCACCATCCGACAAAGACAATGGTTCGGTCCGCCGTCAAGCCACCATCACTTTGGACGACGGTTGCTACAGTACCTTGGATTAATCCATTGGCAACGAATGCTG ATGACACACAACCAATTCAAAACGATTCATCAAACAACCAAACGGCATCCCGTTCATCGAATGGCAATGAACTGTACGACGTTCAAAGGAAACAATCATCATCGTCCAAATCGGTCATTTCTAAGCATCAGAAGCAGTCACAGATCCGTTCTGGAACGGGCACATTGAATAAACGTTCTGAGAAAATGATTAATCATCCATGGCTGTTGACGTCACTCAAAGGTCACACCGATCATGTGCTAGACATCGACTATTCCAGCAATGGGAAATATTTAGCTTCTTGTTCTCAAG CTACACATCAGCGTGGTGCAGTCGATGATGAGGATACAACGAGTACCACTAGCAGTGGAAACACCAGCAGCAGCGACGATTCACCGAAACCAACACGTTCCAGACGTAGTGGCAGTGGATGTAGCACCACATCCAGCACCAGCAGCAACAATTCGTCGACATCGCTTACCACATCGTCGAAATCATGTCGACCGAATCCGAGACAAcgaaaaaatcgcaaaataaatAACAGCAACAGCGGCAGTTCCAACGACgataaagaaaaggaaaaccaACAGCCGAACAGAAAATCACATAAATCACCACGAAAACGACCGTCATCCTATATACCAGCAACAATGACGGAATCGTTGCGCATCAGAGCCATAACACCGCCACTGAAAGAGCACATCAAATTGAATATGCCGGAACACGAACTGATTGGCCATTTGAGAGAGTTTATTTTGACACAAGATCAGTATAAACAAATGGGCTATCCCCAGCCATATGAAGATGATACACATGCAATAATATTCAAGTATGCTGTCGGTGACAGTAACCGAATGACAACGGCAACAATATCGGTTGAGTCGTCGTCATTTGATGTTAATGCACGGGAATTTGTTCCCGGTATGATGATTGTTAACGAAAGTGATGGACTGGCTGGTGACGGCGGTTCAAGTGATAGTGGACAAGAAAGTGGTATGTCTAGTCCACAATGTGATGACAGTGACGAAGAGCTAAATAACGTTAAAGTACATCGGCAATACGacattttaagtgaaaaaacgaagaaagaCTGCGTGCgatgcaaacaaaatttttatttgtcggACTTGGGTGACTACTATTCGACCGGAAAATGTAACTATCACTGGGGTAAATTCGAACGAGTCGTTCAAGATAACATTTTAGTATCAGTTTACACATGTTGTGGACGAACAAGCGATGCTGAGGGATGCTCATTTTGCGAACAGCATGTGTGGACTGGCACcgttaatggatttaatggaccATATCCCGGATTTGTATCTACAAAGCCAGCAGCCGAAACGCCTAGTGACGGTAACTACAGAGTATATGCACTTGATTGCGAAATGAGTTTCACACTTTTCGGCTTAGAACTGACAAAAGTCACATTAGTTGCATCTGATGGACAATTGGCATATGAGAAATTAGTCAAACCCTCATCAGAAATTGTCGATTATAATACTCGATTTTCCGGCATCACGGCAAAGCATTTAGCATCGCGCACGGTAAAAACACTGCAAGAAGTGCAAACCGATTTGCTGAAAATTATCAGCGCCGAAACAATACTGATCGGTCACAGTCTCGACAATGATCTACGGGTCCTGAAAATGATACATCGCAATTGCATCGATACATCGATTGTATTCCCGCACTACTTCGGTTTGCCGTTCCGTCGATCGCTCAAATCAATCGTAAAATGTGTGTTACACCGTGATATTCAGACTGGCGAGGGAGGGCACTGCAGTTTCGAGGACAGTAGAGCATGTCTTGAGCTGATGTTGTGGAAAGTGCGAAAAGTGATGACCTATTCGCGGAATTAA
- the LOC119069911 gene encoding putative exonuclease GOR isoform X2, with product MDTFEISPYIYLVPLGLLLFVFIKKLRLWQYPNNDTQPIQNDSSNNQTASRSSNGNELYDVQRKQSSSSKSVISKHQKQSQIRSGTGTLNKRSEKMINHPWLLTSLKGHTDHVLDIDYSSNGKYLASCSQATHQRGAVDDEDTTSTTSSGNTSSSDDSPKPTRSRRSGSGCSTTSSTSSNNSSTSLTTSSKSCRPNPRQRKNRKINNSNSGSSNDDKEKENQQPNRKSHKSPRKRPSSYIPATMTESLRIRAITPPLKEHIKLNMPEHELIGHLREFILTQDQYKQMGYPQPYEDDTHAIIFKYAVGDSNRMTTATISVESSSFDVNAREFVPGMMIVNESDGLAGDGGSSDSGQESGMSSPQCDDSDEELNNVKVHRQYDILSEKTKKDCVRCKQNFYLSDLGDYYSTGKCNYHWGKFERVVQDNILVSVYTCCGRTSDAEGCSFCEQHVWTGTVNGFNGPYPGFVSTKPAAETPSDGNYRVYALDCEMSFTLFGLELTKVTLVASDGQLAYEKLVKPSSEIVDYNTRFSGITAKHLASRTVKTLQEVQTDLLKIISAETILIGHSLDNDLRVLKMIHRNCIDTSIVFPHYFGLPFRRSLKSIVKCVLHRDIQTGEGGHCSFEDSRACLELMLWKVRKVMTYSRN from the exons ATGGATACGTTCGAAATCAGTCCATATATCTATCTTGTACCATTGGGATTATTGCTTTTCGTATTCATTAAAAAGCTACGACTATGGCAATATCCAAACA ATGACACACAACCAATTCAAAACGATTCATCAAACAACCAAACGGCATCCCGTTCATCGAATGGCAATGAACTGTACGACGTTCAAAGGAAACAATCATCATCGTCCAAATCGGTCATTTCTAAGCATCAGAAGCAGTCACAGATCCGTTCTGGAACGGGCACATTGAATAAACGTTCTGAGAAAATGATTAATCATCCATGGCTGTTGACGTCACTCAAAGGTCACACCGATCATGTGCTAGACATCGACTATTCCAGCAATGGGAAATATTTAGCTTCTTGTTCTCAAG CTACACATCAGCGTGGTGCAGTCGATGATGAGGATACAACGAGTACCACTAGCAGTGGAAACACCAGCAGCAGCGACGATTCACCGAAACCAACACGTTCCAGACGTAGTGGCAGTGGATGTAGCACCACATCCAGCACCAGCAGCAACAATTCGTCGACATCGCTTACCACATCGTCGAAATCATGTCGACCGAATCCGAGACAAcgaaaaaatcgcaaaataaatAACAGCAACAGCGGCAGTTCCAACGACgataaagaaaaggaaaaccaACAGCCGAACAGAAAATCACATAAATCACCACGAAAACGACCGTCATCCTATATACCAGCAACAATGACGGAATCGTTGCGCATCAGAGCCATAACACCGCCACTGAAAGAGCACATCAAATTGAATATGCCGGAACACGAACTGATTGGCCATTTGAGAGAGTTTATTTTGACACAAGATCAGTATAAACAAATGGGCTATCCCCAGCCATATGAAGATGATACACATGCAATAATATTCAAGTATGCTGTCGGTGACAGTAACCGAATGACAACGGCAACAATATCGGTTGAGTCGTCGTCATTTGATGTTAATGCACGGGAATTTGTTCCCGGTATGATGATTGTTAACGAAAGTGATGGACTGGCTGGTGACGGCGGTTCAAGTGATAGTGGACAAGAAAGTGGTATGTCTAGTCCACAATGTGATGACAGTGACGAAGAGCTAAATAACGTTAAAGTACATCGGCAATACGacattttaagtgaaaaaacgaagaaagaCTGCGTGCgatgcaaacaaaatttttatttgtcggACTTGGGTGACTACTATTCGACCGGAAAATGTAACTATCACTGGGGTAAATTCGAACGAGTCGTTCAAGATAACATTTTAGTATCAGTTTACACATGTTGTGGACGAACAAGCGATGCTGAGGGATGCTCATTTTGCGAACAGCATGTGTGGACTGGCACcgttaatggatttaatggaccATATCCCGGATTTGTATCTACAAAGCCAGCAGCCGAAACGCCTAGTGACGGTAACTACAGAGTATATGCACTTGATTGCGAAATGAGTTTCACACTTTTCGGCTTAGAACTGACAAAAGTCACATTAGTTGCATCTGATGGACAATTGGCATATGAGAAATTAGTCAAACCCTCATCAGAAATTGTCGATTATAATACTCGATTTTCCGGCATCACGGCAAAGCATTTAGCATCGCGCACGGTAAAAACACTGCAAGAAGTGCAAACCGATTTGCTGAAAATTATCAGCGCCGAAACAATACTGATCGGTCACAGTCTCGACAATGATCTACGGGTCCTGAAAATGATACATCGCAATTGCATCGATACATCGATTGTATTCCCGCACTACTTCGGTTTGCCGTTCCGTCGATCGCTCAAATCAATCGTAAAATGTGTGTTACACCGTGATATTCAGACTGGCGAGGGAGGGCACTGCAGTTTCGAGGACAGTAGAGCATGTCTTGAGCTGATGTTGTGGAAAGTGCGAAAAGTGATGACCTATTCGCGGAATTAA